Part of the Caulifigura coniformis genome, GCCGTTTCGCGATCGACCGTGCGGCGGTCCTGCTGATGCCGACGGATTTGCTTGTGCAGTTTCCGGGAGACGAGCGTGGCCAGCAGAGGCCAGAGATCGTCGGCGTCGAGCCGCCAGCGGTCTTCGCGGACGCCGACCAGGAAGCTGCGCCAGGCGGAGGCGACGACATCGTCCGCATCGAGCCGGGCACGGTAACGAGTGGCGAGCTGGCTCTGCACGAGGGCCGCCAGGCGGACGGTGTACGTGGCAAACCGTGCTGCGGCATCGTGCTCGGCCGGGTGACCGGAGCCGGCGACGGAGTTCGGCGGGTTTCCGAATTCGTCGGACATTTCTGGCGGCCTGAGGCAAGGGACGGGCATTTCCGGGTAGATGCCGTCTCCACTTCTATCAGCGAAAGGACAACCTCATGGCCATGGTGGTGACCGAGCCGTGCTTCGGATGCAAGTTTACTGACTGCGTCGTTGTCTGCCCGACGGAGTGCTTTCACGAAGGCGAATCGATGCTGTTCATCAACCCGGACGAGTGCATCGACTGCGGGGCTTGCGTGCCGGAATGCCCGGTGTCGGCGATTTTCTATGAGGGAGATGTTCCGGCCGCGTGGAAGGGGTACGTCGAGCTGAACCGGGAGATGGCGCCGGTGTGTCCGCCGATTCGTGAGCGGAAGGCGCCGTTGCCGGAGCGGGAACGGCTTCCGGATGAGACCGGAGGGGGCGATCGCATGAATGGT contains:
- a CDS encoding ferredoxin family protein — encoded protein: MAMVVTEPCFGCKFTDCVVVCPTECFHEGESMLFINPDECIDCGACVPECPVSAIFYEGDVPAAWKGYVELNREMAPVCPPIRERKAPLPERERLPDETGGGDRMNGR